One Tamlana carrageenivorans genomic region harbors:
- a CDS encoding IS4 family transposase, whose product MINITLFSQIITKLEKSRFNKLVRFHNTDKHQKGFDSWSHLVSMLFCQFANSQSVRDISNGLRSATGNLNHLGMLAAPSKSTISYQNKHRSWELFRDYYYVLLESLGQQAGMKRTNFKIKSKIFLLDATVISLCLSLFDWAKYKTKKGAVKMHTLLDYDGHLPAYVNITDGKTADNKGAYDIPLLKGSVIVADRFYNDFDLLKIWDSNGVNFVVRHKDNIQFKSVKELELPENRHQHVLKDEIIELTGAKTKEKYPKRLRRVALWDDKNGQTIEVITNQKSWTANTITELYKARWEVEIFFRDIKQQLHIKSFIGTSQNAVMIQIWTALITILILKALKTQAKHPWYLSNLVAFIRLNLFVKVNLHKWLDNPFAKEQPPPNKHIQGVLF is encoded by the coding sequence ATGATAAATATAACGCTGTTTTCTCAAATAATCACAAAATTAGAAAAGTCAAGGTTCAATAAATTAGTCAGGTTTCATAACACAGATAAACATCAAAAAGGATTTGACAGTTGGTCTCACTTAGTATCGATGTTGTTTTGTCAATTTGCGAACAGTCAATCTGTTAGAGATATCAGCAACGGATTGCGTTCAGCAACAGGAAACCTGAATCATTTAGGCATGTTAGCAGCGCCTTCAAAATCTACTATAAGCTACCAAAATAAACATCGAAGCTGGGAGCTTTTCAGAGACTACTATTATGTATTATTAGAGAGTTTAGGACAGCAAGCAGGAATGAAGCGTACTAATTTCAAAATAAAGTCCAAAATATTTTTATTAGATGCAACCGTGATAAGTCTTTGTTTAAGTTTGTTTGATTGGGCAAAATACAAGACTAAAAAAGGAGCTGTAAAAATGCACACCTTGCTTGATTATGATGGTCATTTACCAGCTTATGTAAATATTACAGATGGCAAAACAGCGGATAATAAAGGGGCTTACGACATCCCGCTTTTAAAAGGAAGTGTTATTGTTGCTGATCGGTTTTACAACGATTTTGATTTACTAAAGATTTGGGACAGCAACGGAGTCAATTTTGTAGTCAGACATAAAGACAATATTCAATTTAAATCAGTCAAAGAGTTAGAATTGCCAGAAAACAGGCATCAACACGTTCTAAAAGATGAAATCATTGAATTAACAGGCGCTAAGACAAAAGAGAAATATCCCAAAAGACTTCGCAGGGTTGCCTTGTGGGATGATAAAAATGGACAAACTATTGAGGTTATTACCAATCAGAAGTCTTGGACAGCAAACACTATTACGGAGCTTTATAAGGCTAGATGGGAAGTGGAAATATTTTTTAGAGACATCAAACAGCAATTACACATCAAGTCTTTCATTGGAACTAGTCAAAATGCGGTTATGATACAGATCTGGACGGCATTAATTACCATTCTCATTTTAAAAGCGCTAAAAACACAAGCAAAGCATCCTTGGTATTTATCTAATTTAGTAGCCTTTATTAGATTAAATCTTTTTGTGAAAGTAAATTTACATAAATGGCTAGATAATCCGTTTGCAAAAGAACAACCACCACCCAATAAGCACATACAAGGGGTTCTTTTTTGA
- the lptC gene encoding LPS export ABC transporter periplasmic protein LptC yields MKPLISNKILNIVTVFTVAMFFSCQDNFKEVQKIGISENEPIGVDYNLNLKYTDSGRVAANLISTKTLDYSNRDFPFNEFVDGVQLDIFHEENRKSTVVADYAIRYTETELIDMQGNVVITTHDNRVLKTDQLYYDQKNEWLYTNEHVSFKSEQDIINGHGFDSNAKFTNAEVLEVTGIITLEE; encoded by the coding sequence ATGAAGCCCCTTATTTCAAATAAAATTTTAAACATAGTCACAGTTTTTACTGTGGCTATGTTTTTTTCATGCCAAGATAATTTTAAAGAAGTCCAAAAAATTGGGATTTCTGAAAATGAACCCATCGGTGTAGACTATAATCTCAACTTAAAATATACCGATTCAGGGCGAGTAGCTGCTAATCTTATCAGTACAAAAACATTAGATTATTCAAACAGAGACTTCCCTTTTAATGAATTTGTAGATGGCGTTCAATTGGATATTTTCCATGAAGAAAATAGAAAGAGTACCGTAGTTGCCGATTATGCTATTAGGTATACCGAAACCGAGTTGATTGATATGCAAGGAAATGTTGTGATTACTACCCACGATAATCGGGTGTTAAAAACAGATCAGTTGTATTATGATCAAAAAAATGAATGGCTTTACACCAACGAGCATGTTTCTTTCAAATCGGAGCAAGATATTATTAATGGGCATGGCTTCGACTCCAATGCAAAATTCACAAATGCCGAAGTTCTAGAAGTTACCGGCATTATTACCCTAGAAGAATAA
- a CDS encoding YihY/virulence factor BrkB family protein: protein MMPNNTSEKFKLKHFPSLIVDTYKAWTADDPFRLSAVVAYYAVLSLPGLLVIIVNTVGYFWGADIVQGKLTQEISSALGHDVADAIKTMMVETQNKEKSTAATLAGIGSLLFGATGVFYHLQLSLNQIWNIVPDKDSGFTKMLLDRTRSFAFILVIGFLLLISFLITTAISSLNNYIQSFLPDFIVYIAFVLDAVLSISVITVLFALLFQYLPDAKIRWKTVWIGGLITAILFVFGEFILGVYLGTANPGSTYGAAGTIVLILLWVSYSCLILFFGAEFTYVYANRYGLGIQPNAKAKISENS from the coding sequence ATGATGCCTAATAATACTTCTGAAAAATTTAAATTAAAACATTTTCCATCCCTTATAGTAGATACCTATAAAGCATGGACCGCCGATGATCCCTTCCGATTAAGTGCTGTGGTGGCTTATTATGCTGTGCTCTCGCTTCCTGGTCTTTTAGTGATTATTGTTAATACGGTTGGTTATTTTTGGGGTGCTGATATTGTGCAAGGAAAGCTTACACAAGAAATTTCGAGTGCCTTAGGTCATGATGTTGCCGATGCTATTAAAACCATGATGGTTGAAACGCAAAACAAAGAAAAAAGTACTGCCGCAACACTTGCAGGTATTGGGTCGCTATTGTTTGGTGCAACGGGTGTTTTTTACCATTTGCAACTCTCACTAAATCAAATATGGAATATTGTTCCAGATAAAGATTCTGGTTTCACGAAGATGCTTCTCGATCGTACACGAAGTTTCGCTTTTATATTAGTGATTGGGTTTTTGTTACTGATTAGTTTTTTAATCACCACAGCGATTTCTTCATTAAATAATTATATCCAAAGTTTTTTGCCCGATTTTATTGTGTATATCGCTTTTGTATTGGATGCGGTTTTGTCTATTAGTGTTATAACCGTCTTGTTTGCTCTGTTGTTTCAGTATTTACCAGACGCGAAGATTAGATGGAAAACTGTTTGGATTGGCGGACTCATAACGGCTATACTTTTTGTTTTTGGGGAGTTTATTCTTGGTGTGTATTTAGGGACGGCTAATCCAGGATCGACTTATGGTGCAGCAGGAACTATCGTGTTAATTTTACTATGGGTGTCCTATTCTTGTCTGATTTTGTTTTTTGGCGCTGAATTTACTTATGTATATGCCAACCGCTACGGTTTAGGTATTCAGCCAAATGCTAAGGCTAAAATAAGTGAGAATTCGTAG
- a CDS encoding transposase has translation MVFENIYHQLLKQYGDYLLDSPIKDVIKKQVKIFDSSTISLFKNIMECVGRNPKNGKNKGGIKVHTVVNANEIVPSLVWFSEAKTHDHKFLEKLECDENTIYVFDKGYNDYKAFEYFTTEKTGFVTRIKNNTSYRKIENLNIEESIHNGVLKDEIIEIDVKKAKETAPLKLRKVTFYDRLNKREFAILS, from the coding sequence TTGGTTTTTGAAAATATTTATCATCAATTGCTCAAACAATATGGCGATTATTTGTTGGACAGCCCAATAAAAGACGTTATCAAAAAACAAGTTAAGATTTTTGACAGTTCTACCATCAGCCTGTTTAAAAACATTATGGAATGTGTTGGTAGGAATCCAAAAAATGGAAAAAATAAAGGCGGGATTAAAGTCCATACGGTCGTTAATGCCAATGAGATTGTGCCAAGTTTGGTTTGGTTCAGCGAAGCCAAAACACACGACCATAAATTCCTGGAGAAACTAGAATGTGATGAAAATACGATCTATGTTTTTGATAAAGGGTATAATGATTACAAGGCTTTCGAGTACTTCACTACTGAAAAAACAGGGTTTGTAACCCGGATAAAGAATAATACATCCTATAGAAAAATCGAAAATCTGAATATTGAAGAGTCAATTCATAACGGAGTTTTAAAAGATGAAATTATTGAGATCGATGTTAAGAAAGCAAAAGAAACAGCTCCCTTGAAATTGCGAAAAGTAACCTTTTATGACCGTTTAAATAAACGTGAGTTTGCAATCCTGTCCTAA
- a CDS encoding hemerythrin domain-containing protein: protein MERLVATSGDTEARDVLFKQLKHELDMHANAEERHFYKPLMSSDKMQEKARHGIAEHHEIDELIEALEETDYDSSVWLKIAKDLKHKVEHHLEDEGHAFFQLAGKVFTEKQKTDLAKDYQAYMTENV, encoded by the coding sequence TTGGAGCGTTTAGTGGCTACTTCTGGCGATACCGAGGCTAGAGATGTCCTATTTAAACAGCTGAAACATGAATTGGATATGCATGCCAATGCCGAAGAACGTCATTTCTATAAACCCCTAATGAGCAGTGATAAAATGCAGGAAAAAGCCAGACACGGTATTGCAGAGCATCATGAAATTGACGAGTTAATTGAAGCTTTAGAGGAAACAGACTATGATTCGTCGGTTTGGTTAAAAATAGCAAAAGACTTAAAGCATAAGGTAGAACATCATTTAGAAGATGAAGGGCATGCTTTTTTTCAATTGGCAGGAAAGGTGTTTACCGAAAAACAGAAAACAGATTTAGCAAAAGATTACCAGGCTTATATGACTGAAAATGTTTAA
- a CDS encoding IS4 family transposase has product MNKSKNFSGQPIIKQVLNFILPKDVHRTAKKHNSDRYTKKFTTYEHLATMVFTVISGCSSLREVSSIMLACEGKINHLGLTDFPKRSTLSDANRRRSSEVFADIYHLLYKRYHRFLSDSRPLEPAVKNLKIVDSSTIPLFSDILKGVGRNPLNGKKKGGIKMHTMINAMEDVPCLIKFSSAATHDHTFLKDLELKKGSYVVFDKGYVDYEQYQKWTLEDVYFVTRQKDNARYTSLEEFDISNKVDDAVLKDEKIGLTDKNGNAFSLRRIAFWHEKHQKVYEFITNNYDLDADKIADIYKNRWQIETMFKRLKQNFPLKYFLGDNQNAIEIQIWVSLIIQLIMLVIQRKAQRNWAYSNMMSVIRYHLMTYIDLFKFLKNPEANWEEITTKNIGQLSLFDP; this is encoded by the coding sequence ATGAATAAAAGTAAAAACTTTAGCGGACAACCCATAATCAAACAGGTATTAAATTTCATTTTGCCCAAAGATGTTCATCGGACAGCCAAAAAGCACAACAGCGATCGCTATACCAAAAAGTTTACCACCTATGAGCATTTGGCCACTATGGTATTTACCGTGATCAGTGGCTGTAGCTCACTTCGTGAGGTTTCCAGTATTATGCTTGCCTGCGAGGGAAAGATCAACCATCTAGGACTCACGGACTTTCCAAAACGCAGTACCTTGTCAGATGCTAACAGGAGAAGAAGCTCTGAAGTATTTGCCGATATTTATCATTTACTCTACAAACGTTACCATCGCTTTTTATCGGACAGCAGACCCTTAGAACCTGCAGTGAAGAACCTTAAAATCGTTGATTCCTCGACCATCCCCCTATTTAGCGACATTCTTAAAGGTGTAGGAAGGAACCCGCTCAACGGCAAAAAGAAAGGAGGTATCAAGATGCATACTATGATAAACGCCATGGAAGACGTTCCTTGTCTGATTAAGTTTTCAAGCGCGGCCACGCACGACCACACCTTTTTAAAAGACCTGGAACTCAAGAAGGGCTCTTATGTGGTTTTTGACAAAGGGTATGTGGATTATGAGCAATACCAAAAATGGACACTGGAAGATGTTTACTTTGTGACTCGGCAAAAGGACAATGCTCGCTATACAAGCCTTGAAGAGTTTGATATCTCCAATAAAGTGGACGATGCTGTCTTAAAGGACGAAAAAATAGGGCTTACGGACAAAAACGGCAATGCTTTTTCCCTGAGGAGAATCGCTTTTTGGCACGAAAAGCACCAAAAAGTTTATGAGTTCATCACTAATAATTATGATCTTGATGCAGACAAAATAGCCGACATCTATAAAAATAGGTGGCAGATTGAGACGATGTTCAAGCGGCTTAAACAGAACTTTCCGCTAAAGTATTTTTTGGGAGACAATCAAAATGCCATCGAAATACAAATCTGGGTCAGTTTGATAATCCAGCTCATTATGCTTGTGATCCAAAGAAAAGCCCAAAGAAACTGGGCTTATTCCAATATGATGTCCGTCATACGATACCATTTGATGACATATATCGATTTGTTCAAATTCCTGAAAAACCCAGAAGCTAATTGGGAAGAGATTACAACCAAAAACATTGGGCAATTAAGCCTTTTTGACCCATAA
- a CDS encoding type III pantothenate kinase encodes MNLVIDVGNSLVKLAVFDADELQEKRIVALANLLNVVSALEIDFPQLNKAVVSSVGHLSSDQIENLKKAFNLLVLDAQLKFPFINDYATPNTLGVDRIALVCAAVKRFSNKNVLIIDAGTCITYDFISAESRYLGGAISPGLSMRYKALNNLTAKLPLLELTIPERLIGNSTAASIHSGVVHGVLHEIDGTISSYKNKYSDLTVILTGGDTKFLSKQLKSSIFAHSNFLLEGLNYILQLNSNE; translated from the coding sequence ATGAATTTAGTTATTGATGTTGGGAATTCTTTGGTAAAACTTGCGGTATTTGATGCCGATGAGCTTCAGGAAAAAAGAATTGTAGCGTTAGCAAACCTTTTGAATGTTGTTAGCGCCTTAGAAATAGATTTTCCCCAGCTTAATAAAGCGGTGGTTTCTTCCGTAGGGCATTTAAGTAGCGATCAAATAGAAAATTTAAAAAAAGCTTTCAACTTACTTGTTCTAGATGCTCAATTAAAATTTCCCTTTATAAATGATTATGCTACACCAAATACTTTAGGCGTCGATCGTATCGCTTTAGTTTGTGCCGCAGTGAAGCGCTTTTCAAATAAAAATGTACTCATCATTGATGCTGGAACATGCATTACTTACGATTTTATATCAGCCGAAAGCAGGTATTTAGGCGGAGCTATTTCTCCAGGATTAAGCATGCGATATAAGGCTTTAAATAATTTAACTGCAAAATTACCGCTATTAGAATTAACTATTCCAGAGCGTCTCATAGGGAACTCTACAGCGGCTTCCATTCATTCAGGTGTGGTGCATGGTGTGCTTCATGAAATTGACGGTACTATATCGAGTTATAAAAATAAATATTCAGATTTAACAGTTATTTTAACAGGAGGGGATACGAAATTCTTGTCTAAACAATTAAAAAGTAGCATATTTGCCCATTCTAATTTCCTTTTAGAAGGATTGAACTATATTTTACAACTTAACTCAAACGAATGA
- a CDS encoding DUF4421 family protein: MIDTLLIDRDLKNWSIRLFTNYKGQSFNLRNGDNKLSFKPNNRAGVGVGLGTSKLILDVAFNLKGLEENPTKRLDLQGAIIVGTNHLVGMYIQHYKGFKVSNNFGEPEFFSDNIISFSMGVNYLHTFDEISFSTSTLRAGLMKAEKKHYISYGVGGFMVYDNFSANNALIPDRNFFDSDAYLREFKGVGVGVSAGVLSVFVLPANFFTTLNLIPGIGLMHKRSFTEEDKHTVSNPLIYKLDYNAGIGYVYKRFYVTLVYGSGIYTSGLDHGLDYLFSNTKAKISIGYRLNSKKKLKLPFEGN, from the coding sequence ATGATAGATACTTTGCTTATTGATAGAGATTTGAAAAATTGGTCTATCCGGTTGTTTACCAATTATAAAGGGCAAAGTTTTAATCTTAGAAATGGCGATAATAAATTGTCTTTTAAGCCTAATAATAGGGCTGGAGTTGGTGTAGGCTTAGGGACGAGTAAGCTGATTTTGGATGTTGCTTTTAATTTAAAGGGGCTTGAAGAAAACCCTACCAAGCGCTTGGACCTACAAGGTGCTATTATCGTTGGAACTAATCATCTGGTAGGTATGTATATTCAGCATTATAAAGGTTTTAAGGTGAGTAATAACTTTGGAGAACCTGAGTTTTTTAGTGATAATATTATCTCCTTTTCAATGGGGGTTAATTATCTGCATACTTTTGATGAAATTTCTTTTTCTACATCCACCTTAAGAGCAGGGCTTATGAAAGCTGAAAAAAAGCACTACATCTCTTATGGTGTAGGTGGTTTTATGGTTTATGATAATTTTTCGGCAAACAATGCGCTTATTCCTGATCGTAATTTTTTTGATAGTGATGCGTATTTAAGGGAGTTTAAAGGTGTTGGAGTCGGGGTTTCGGCAGGCGTGTTATCTGTTTTTGTGCTTCCTGCTAATTTTTTTACCACCCTAAATTTGATTCCAGGGATTGGTTTGATGCATAAACGGTCTTTTACTGAAGAAGATAAACACACCGTTTCAAATCCGCTAATCTATAAGTTGGACTATAACGCCGGAATTGGTTATGTTTATAAGCGTTTTTATGTTACTCTTGTTTATGGTAGCGGTATTTATACCAGTGGTTTAGACCACGGTTTAGACTATTTGTTCAGCAATACCAAAGCTAAAATATCTATTGGTTATAGGCTTAATTCTAAGAAAAAGTTGAAGCTTCCTTTTGAAGGGAACTGA
- a CDS encoding YtxH domain-containing protein, which translates to MNNNESTALGIITGALEGAAVGVLFAPYKGSKTRQMIADEAVSAKAKLEAELAAAKDVIAKTTIDLKDRVMTNATTKTHTLEEQVDAIVSDVTHKADDVIGTLEKKLNELKAKSKKLQKIS; encoded by the coding sequence ATGAATAATAATGAAAGTACAGCCTTAGGAATTATTACAGGAGCCTTAGAAGGTGCAGCTGTAGGTGTCTTATTTGCACCTTATAAAGGAAGTAAAACAAGACAAATGATAGCTGATGAAGCTGTTTCTGCAAAAGCTAAACTTGAAGCCGAATTGGCAGCAGCAAAAGACGTTATTGCTAAAACGACTATAGATTTAAAAGATCGGGTAATGACCAATGCTACTACTAAAACGCACACTTTAGAAGAGCAGGTAGATGCCATTGTTTCAGACGTTACTCATAAAGCAGACGACGTGATAGGTACTTTAGAAAAGAAACTTAATGAGTTGAAAGCTAAGAGTAAGAAGTTGCAAAAAATATCGTAG
- a CDS encoding glycoside hydrolase family 25 protein has product MKLFISDLMGIEDPVKFLMWVFIVLMVVFLLFLVTLRAGNKLGKRHVAVKKTYGLIYSTLLIGAIIIGGITALEVNSNQSKQIVRTADQIEAIESLEHIGNENSHYLFGIDISHYQGEIKWHEVKGADQSIEFVFIRSTMGKDGKDTRYHKNWADAKEHGFIRGAYHYYRPNEDSNAQFKNFAETVTLVDGDFPSILDVEEPSKFGDKKLRAGVLNWLKLAEAKYGIKPVVYTGKHFYDTHLKGYIEDYPLWIAAYSGKGRVSDVNWTFHQFSESVEIPGIDTQVDGNSFNLSMEDLKSMCLGEQDHSKKYWKPNKIK; this is encoded by the coding sequence ATGAAACTTTTTATAAGTGATTTAATGGGTATCGAAGATCCTGTTAAATTTTTAATGTGGGTTTTTATAGTGTTAATGGTGGTTTTTTTGCTGTTCTTGGTTACGCTAAGGGCTGGGAACAAGCTGGGGAAAAGGCACGTTGCAGTTAAAAAAACTTACGGTTTGATCTATTCTACACTTTTAATTGGAGCTATTATTATAGGTGGTATTACAGCTTTGGAGGTTAATAGTAATCAATCCAAACAGATTGTGCGAACAGCCGATCAAATCGAAGCAATTGAAAGCTTAGAGCATATTGGAAATGAAAATTCACACTACCTTTTTGGTATAGATATTTCCCACTATCAAGGTGAAATAAAGTGGCACGAAGTTAAAGGTGCTGATCAGTCTATAGAGTTTGTGTTTATTCGATCAACTATGGGTAAAGACGGTAAGGATACCCGCTATCATAAAAACTGGGCAGATGCTAAAGAGCATGGCTTTATTAGAGGGGCTTATCACTATTATCGGCCGAATGAAGATTCCAATGCTCAATTTAAAAATTTTGCAGAAACAGTTACTTTAGTTGATGGTGATTTTCCATCCATTCTAGATGTTGAAGAGCCAAGTAAATTTGGTGATAAAAAATTGAGAGCAGGGGTTTTAAACTGGTTGAAATTAGCCGAAGCTAAATATGGTATCAAGCCTGTGGTTTATACGGGTAAGCATTTTTATGACACCCATTTAAAAGGATATATTGAAGATTATCCGTTATGGATTGCAGCATATTCTGGGAAAGGTAGAGTTAGCGATGTAAACTGGACTTTCCATCAGTTTTCTGAATCTGTTGAAATTCCAGGTATCGATACTCAAGTTGACGGTAATAGTTTTAATCTTAGTATGGAGGATTTAAAAAGTATGTGCTTGGGTGAACAAGATCACTCCAAGAAGTACTGGAAACCTAATAAAATTAAATAA
- a CDS encoding DUF4372 domain-containing protein: MSKSTYFSSKSVFGQLISLIDDSMIRKEVKKCDSDCYTKRFTTKDHLISMLFCSFSKCTSLR; encoded by the coding sequence ATGAGCAAAAGCACCTATTTTTCCAGCAAATCTGTTTTCGGACAGCTGATTTCTTTAATTGATGATTCGATGATAAGAAAAGAAGTTAAAAAATGTGATTCAGACTGTTATACTAAGCGATTTACGACCAAAGATCATTTGATAAGTATGCTTTTTTGTTCGTTTTCAAAGTGTACTTCGCTTAGATAA
- a CDS encoding NAD-dependent succinate-semialdehyde dehydrogenase: MSKTVTTTNPYTNKKIKSYDYFSEQTIADILKQADDRFHQWKTVKLSKKARLLNKVADHLWEHRNKYAKLITTEMGKPITESQAEIEKCILLCAFYAKNAENLLADELIKTEAQESFISYDPLGVILGIMPWNYPFWQAFRFALPTLTAGNTAILKHASNVTGCALVIQDIFEEAGYPKGCFTTVLANHDTIENLLKNDIIKAVSLTGSEAAGRKIAEIAGSQLKKLVLELGGNNACVVLNDANLDKHLDTMVNARMQNAGQSCIAAKRFIVESGIYDAFIEKFTGKIKTIKHGDPLLDTTQISTLAKADFADTLEDQIIRSVKMGAKVHFGNQRNGAYYQPTIITEVTADMPIFKEETFGPVAAVIKADNQESAYEMVSDSSFGLGTMVFTENIKKAKKNIIHIEDGAFFINEMVKSDPRLPFGGTKNSGYGRELSKEGLLAFTNKKTVYIK; this comes from the coding sequence ATGAGTAAAACCGTTACAACTACAAACCCTTATACCAACAAAAAAATTAAGTCTTACGATTATTTTTCTGAGCAAACCATAGCCGATATTTTAAAACAAGCTGATGACAGGTTTCATCAATGGAAAACCGTAAAGCTTTCGAAAAAAGCACGGTTATTAAATAAGGTGGCCGATCATTTATGGGAGCATAGAAATAAATACGCTAAACTGATTACCACAGAGATGGGTAAACCCATTACTGAAAGCCAGGCTGAAATTGAAAAATGCATTTTATTATGTGCATTTTATGCTAAAAACGCCGAAAATTTATTGGCCGACGAGCTTATTAAAACCGAAGCGCAAGAAAGTTTTATTTCTTACGATCCGCTTGGCGTTATTTTAGGGATTATGCCTTGGAACTACCCGTTTTGGCAAGCCTTTAGATTTGCTCTTCCAACCCTAACAGCTGGAAACACCGCCATTTTAAAACACGCTTCTAATGTTACCGGTTGCGCTTTAGTAATTCAGGATATTTTTGAAGAAGCAGGCTATCCTAAAGGCTGTTTTACTACGGTTTTAGCTAATCATGATACTATAGAAAACCTCCTTAAAAATGACATTATAAAAGCCGTCTCGCTTACCGGAAGTGAAGCTGCTGGCCGAAAAATTGCCGAAATCGCCGGTTCTCAACTTAAAAAACTCGTTTTAGAATTAGGCGGAAATAATGCCTGCGTGGTTTTAAATGATGCCAATTTAGATAAACACCTAGACACCATGGTTAATGCCCGAATGCAAAATGCAGGACAAAGCTGCATCGCGGCAAAACGATTTATTGTTGAAAGTGGTATTTACGATGCTTTTATTGAAAAGTTCACAGGAAAAATTAAAACCATAAAACATGGCGATCCGCTGCTAGACACCACCCAAATAAGCACTTTAGCTAAAGCTGATTTTGCCGACACACTTGAAGACCAAATAATAAGATCGGTTAAAATGGGTGCCAAAGTTCATTTTGGAAACCAACGCAATGGCGCTTATTACCAACCTACCATAATTACAGAAGTCACCGCAGATATGCCTATTTTTAAGGAAGAGACCTTTGGTCCTGTAGCAGCAGTTATTAAAGCTGACAACCAAGAATCAGCTTACGAGATGGTTAGCGACTCCAGTTTTGGATTAGGCACTATGGTTTTTACCGAAAATATTAAGAAGGCTAAGAAAAACATCATCCACATTGAAGATGGTGCCTTTTTCATTAATGAAATGGTTAAATCGGACCCTAGACTGCCTTTTGGGGGCACAAAAAATTCTGGTTACGGACGCGAACTTTCAAAAGAAGGTCTTTTGGCGTTTACCAATAAAAAAACAGTTTACATTAAATAA